One part of the Solanum dulcamara chromosome 3, daSolDulc1.2, whole genome shotgun sequence genome encodes these proteins:
- the LOC129882330 gene encoding uncharacterized protein LOC129882330, with product MASVDVSNVDLEAGPDAGAGGHSRRCSGSGSSVCFSDADEGSCYSQFYSTADGSNYDDYSFACATESEIGEVMEESRRVSSVAESDRSVDLENETKLHVGKIERDCRICHLSLVSSGPESGFAIELGCSCKDDLAAAHRHCAEAWFKIKGNKTCEICNSLARNVVGPNNVESAQQTNESSAVATSAASAPVSSTSEARTCLNGHRFLNFLLACMVFAFVISWLFHFNIPS from the exons ATGGCAAGTGTAGATGTGTCTAATGTGGATTTAGAGGCTGGTCCCGACGCCGGCGCCGGTGGACATAGTCGCCGGTGCTCCGGCAGTGGTAGCAGTGTATGTTTCTCTGATGCTGATGAGGGTTCTTGTTATTCTCAGTTTTATTCTACTGCTGATGGGTCAAATTATGATGATTACAGTTTTGCTTGTGCTACTGAGTCTGAAATAGGGGaagttatggaggaatcaaggaGAGTTTCATCTGTTGCTGAGTCTGATAGATCAGTGGACTTGGAAAATGAAACAAAGTTGCATGTTGGGAAAATTGAAAGAGATTGTAGGATTTGTCATCTGAGTTTGGTGAGTTCTGGTCCTGAATCTGGTTTTGCCATTGAATTGGGATGTTCTTGTAAAGATGATTTAGCTGCTGCACATAGACATTGTGCTGAGGCATGGTTCAAAATCAAAGGAAATAA GACTTGTGAAATATGCAATTCTCTTGCACGTAACGTTGTTGGTCCAAATAATGTTGAATCAGCACAGCAAACGAATGAATCAAGCGCAGTGGCTACAAGTGCAGCGTCTGCACCAGTATCATCAACTTCAGAAGCTCGAACTTGTTTGAATGGCCATCGGTTCTTGAAtttcctcttagcttgtatGGTATTCGCGTTTGTCATCTCTTGGCTCTTCCACTTTAACATCCCATCATAG